The Fortiea contorta PCC 7126 genome has a segment encoding these proteins:
- a CDS encoding Uma2 family endonuclease → MAISPVRWTSADLELFAGDRKNRYEIIDGELFVTKSPHWGHQSSCAKIVTVLNNWSDTTGLGTAAIAPGIIFSDADNVIPDVVWASNENLEILLDEAGHLTGSPELVVEVLSPGEKNEKRDRETKLKLYSVQGVQEYWICDYIHKKVEVYRRQQATLKLVATLFHQDELTTPLLPGFSCLVSQLF, encoded by the coding sequence ATGGCAATATCTCCAGTCCGTTGGACAAGTGCTGATTTAGAACTGTTCGCAGGCGATCGCAAAAATCGTTATGAAATTATTGATGGAGAATTATTTGTGACAAAATCGCCTCACTGGGGTCATCAATCAAGTTGCGCCAAAATTGTTACAGTTCTGAACAATTGGTCAGATACGACAGGTTTGGGTACAGCAGCGATCGCCCCAGGAATTATTTTCTCAGATGCTGATAATGTGATTCCTGATGTTGTCTGGGCAAGTAATGAAAATTTAGAAATCTTATTAGATGAGGCTGGACACCTCACCGGCTCACCAGAGTTAGTGGTTGAGGTGTTATCTCCTGGTGAAAAAAACGAAAAACGCGATCGAGAAACTAAGTTGAAATTGTATTCAGTGCAAGGTGTACAAGAATATTGGATTTGTGATTATATTCACAAAAAAGTAGAGGTTTATCGTCGTCAACAGGCTACTTTAAAGTTAGTAGCTACTTTATTTCATCAGGATGAATTGACCACGCCTTTACTACCCGGTTTTAGCTGTTTAGTCAGTCAGCTTTTTTAG
- a CDS encoding PrsW family glutamic-type intramembrane protease codes for MTELSLLFWAAVPPLVLLVYYYYRVYAAPSLLKLLWLFVLGAISGFAALNLELILATVTNLIVDWQRWQRSLLGVALRQLVEIGPIEEGCKLIMVVIATCYFQRRYRLRPTTVFLFTIAVALGFTAQENWIYLSYNTSSILERIIGTPVHAMFSAPWGYALGIYLCSRPQLNQYRQLVVIAWLNSVVCHALVNVLSIAWRYPLPLSFLSYGLFPFLLWLFWRLEQLLRRVQGKSPINLISGFTKQHRYWRRGLVLLALMLGGNALFGLLLLARKLSPLRWAQLFYPDILQFTLKHILLNLIFAVVAWLIYFYLRRSAQRQFFKIKKAKS; via the coding sequence GTGACTGAGTTATCTTTATTATTCTGGGCAGCAGTCCCACCACTGGTATTGTTGGTGTACTACTATTACCGTGTATACGCTGCCCCATCGCTGTTAAAATTGCTGTGGTTATTTGTTCTGGGGGCGATATCTGGTTTTGCAGCCCTCAATTTAGAACTGATTTTAGCGACTGTAACTAACTTAATTGTAGATTGGCAGAGGTGGCAGCGATCGCTACTGGGTGTGGCGCTGCGACAATTGGTGGAAATCGGCCCAATTGAAGAAGGTTGCAAATTAATCATGGTTGTGATTGCAACTTGCTATTTTCAACGCAGGTATCGATTACGCCCCACTACTGTTTTTCTCTTCACTATCGCCGTGGCGCTAGGATTCACCGCTCAAGAAAACTGGATTTATCTTTCTTACAATACTTCCTCAATTCTTGAGAGGATCATCGGTACGCCGGTTCATGCGATGTTCTCTGCTCCTTGGGGCTATGCTTTAGGAATATACCTCTGTTCTCGTCCTCAACTAAACCAATACAGACAATTAGTAGTCATAGCTTGGCTAAATTCTGTGGTCTGTCATGCTTTGGTGAATGTATTATCTATTGCATGGCGTTATCCACTACCGCTAAGTTTTCTCAGCTATGGTTTATTTCCCTTTTTGTTGTGGCTATTTTGGCGATTGGAACAATTATTGCGGCGAGTGCAAGGTAAATCTCCCATTAATCTCATTTCTGGGTTTACCAAACAGCACCGTTATTGGCGAAGAGGGTTAGTGTTGTTGGCGCTGATGTTGGGAGGAAACGCGCTGTTTGGGCTTTTGCTCTTAGCCAGAAAACTTAGCCCGTTGAGATGGGCACAACTTTTTTATCCTGATATTCTACAGTTTACATTAAAGCATATCTTGCTAAATCTCATATTTGCAGTTGTGGCGTGGTTAATTTATTTTTATTTGCGCCGTTCAGCACAACGACAATTTTTTAAAATAAAGAAAGCAAAATCCTAG